A single Panthera tigris isolate Pti1 chromosome A3, P.tigris_Pti1_mat1.1, whole genome shotgun sequence DNA region contains:
- the CA3H2orf49 gene encoding ashwin has product MAGDVGGRSCTDSELLLHPELLSQEFLLLTLEQKNIAVENDVRINKDNLTDLYVQHAIPLPQRDLPKNRWGKMMEKKREQHETKNETKRSGTVDGLRKRPLIVFDGSSTRTSIKVKKTENGDNDRLKPPPQASFTSNAFRKLPNSSSSVSPLILSSNLPVNNKTEHNNNDTKQNHDLTHRKSPLGPAKSPPLSPVGTTPVKLKRAAPKEEAEAVNNLKPPEAKRKIQHVTWP; this is encoded by the exons ATGGCGGGGGATGTGGGCGGTCGCAGTTGCACTGATTCGGAGCTGCTGCTGCACCCGGAGCTGCTGTCCCAGGAGTTCCTTCTCCTCACCCTGGAGCAG AAGAACATAGCTGTTGAAAATGATGTAAGAATAAACAAAGACAATCTTACTGATCTTTATGTTCAGCATGCAATACCGTTGCCTCAGAGAGATTTGCCAAAGAATAGATGGGggaaaatgatggaaaagaaaagagagcaacATGAGACGAAAAATGAGACTAAAAG GAGTGGCACTGTGGATGGGTTAAGGAAAAGGCCCCTCATTGTGTTTGATGGAAGTTCAACCAGAACAAGCATCAAAGTGAAAAAGACAGAGAATGGAGATAATGATCGACTCAAGCCTCCCCCTCAGGCAAGCTTTACCAGTAATGCCTTTCGAAAATTACCAAATTCGTCTTCCAGTGTTTCACCCCTAATTTTGTCTTCCAATTTGCCTGTGAACAATAAAACGGAACACAATAATAATGACACTAAACAGAACCATGACTTAACGCATAGGAAAAGTCCTTTGGGTCCTGCAAAGTCCCCACCTTTGTCCCCTGTTGGAACTACTCCAGTGAAGTTAAAGCGAGCTGCTCCTAAGGAAGAAGCGGAGGCCGTG AATAACCTGAAGCCCCCAGAAGCAAAGAGGAAGATACAGCATGTTACATGGCCatga